One Odontesthes bonariensis isolate fOdoBon6 chromosome 17, fOdoBon6.hap1, whole genome shotgun sequence genomic window carries:
- the bmf1 gene encoding BCL2 modifying factor 1 isoform X2 produces the protein MDDEEDDVFEPDPHCWRTTFREIKCEDRGTQTPGPALVSTNGMLPCGVAEEPRPLFYARFELVGDIEARQQESEEEQNGMERLPQQQPVARSVEACIGQKLQLIGDQFHREHLQLYHRNQRNQGPLWWRLATALLSLLFDRGLIAGGRGAGQR, from the exons ATGGACGATGAGGAGGATGATGTGTTTGAGCCAGATCCCCACTGCTGGCGCACAACATTCAGGGAGATAAAGTGTGAAGACCGGGGCACACAAACACCTGGTCCTGCCCTGGTATCAACCAACGGCATGCTGCCCTGTGGGGTCGCAGAGGAGCCCAGACCACTCTTCTACG CACGCTTTGAGCTTGTTGGGGATATTGAAGCGAGGCAACAAGAGAGTGAAGAGGAGCAAAACGGGATGGAGCGGCtgccccagcagcagcctgtGGCGCGCAGCGTGGAGGCTTGCATTGGACAGAAACTCCAGCTGATAGGAGACCAGTTTCACCGGGAACACCTTCAGCTG TATCATCGAAACCAAAGGAACCAGGGGCCGTTGTGGTGGCGCCTGGCCACAGCGCtactcagccttctgtttgaTAGGGGTCTCATTGCTGGAGGACGTGGTGCAGGACAGAGGTGA
- the bmf1 gene encoding BCL2 modifying factor 1 isoform X1 — MDDEEDDVFEPDPHCWRTTFREIKCEDRGTQTPGPALVSTNGMLPCGVAEEPRPLFYGNAGFRLHFPARFELVGDIEARQQESEEEQNGMERLPQQQPVARSVEACIGQKLQLIGDQFHREHLQLYHRNQRNQGPLWWRLATALLSLLFDRGLIAGGRGAGQR, encoded by the exons ATGGACGATGAGGAGGATGATGTGTTTGAGCCAGATCCCCACTGCTGGCGCACAACATTCAGGGAGATAAAGTGTGAAGACCGGGGCACACAAACACCTGGTCCTGCCCTGGTATCAACCAACGGCATGCTGCCCTGTGGGGTCGCAGAGGAGCCCAGACCACTCTTCTACG GTAACGCAGGTTTTCGATTGCACTTCCCAGCACGCTTTGAGCTTGTTGGGGATATTGAAGCGAGGCAACAAGAGAGTGAAGAGGAGCAAAACGGGATGGAGCGGCtgccccagcagcagcctgtGGCGCGCAGCGTGGAGGCTTGCATTGGACAGAAACTCCAGCTGATAGGAGACCAGTTTCACCGGGAACACCTTCAGCTG TATCATCGAAACCAAAGGAACCAGGGGCCGTTGTGGTGGCGCCTGGCCACAGCGCtactcagccttctgtttgaTAGGGGTCTCATTGCTGGAGGACGTGGTGCAGGACAGAGGTGA